In Pyrodictium occultum, the genomic window TGCTCCGCGAGCTCACGGGCCGCCCGGTGCTGGTGAAGACAGCTGCGACCAACCAGGTGGGCTTCGTCGCCCTCGGCACGGCCAGGGCGACCGCCATGGGGATTATAATCGATGGCGCGGGCGCCGGCACGGGGGCGACGCCGAGGATAGTGAGGGACCACGTGGGGATGCCCGTCGACTACGCCGTGCCCGTGGCTGACAGGCTCCTCCGCGAGAACGGGCTCAGGGACGGCTTCCTGGTGATAGGTGGGGGCATGGTTTCGAGCGGCGAGGATATAGCTAAGCTTATCCTGCTCGGAGCCAACATGGCTAATATCGGTACCGCCGCTCTGCTGGCGGTGGGCTGCATAATGTGCCATATATGCAACACGGGTAACTGCCCCACGGCGCTCACCAACAGGGTAGACAGCCCCCTGAAGCTCGACATAGACTGGGCAACGGCCAGGCTGGTTACCTGGCTTAGGGCGGTGGAGAGGAGCCTCAAGCTCATAACCTACGCGCTCGGCGAGGATAGCCTCCAGAAGCTCGTGGGCCGCCGCGACCTCCTCGAGCTCCACAACGCGGACGAGCGCGTAGCCAAGGTGCTGGGCGTGGAGCTGGCGGAGCCCGGGCAGGTGGCCTGGTACGGCGACCCCAGCGAGGAGCCGGTGCCCCGCGAGGTCTACATGGAGGCTAAGACCCCCGTGCTGGGGATGGGCGGCTACGTGCCCGGCTACACGACGCCTGCCGAGAGGCCGCTGGACCTGCTCCGGATAGAGGCCGCCCAGGTGACGAGGCCGAGTGTGGACCCCTACCGGGAGGAGATAGACCTCAGGGTGAGGCTGCCCGGCGGCAGCGTCTACGAGGCCCCAATAGCAGTGCCCTGCCTCGAGGAGCCCCTGGCCGAGGCGGCCGAGGCGCTCGGCTACCCGCTCGAGTGTAGGCTGATGGAGCACCCCCATGCTGTGGCTGTCCCGCCCGGCGCCGAGCCCCCCGCGGGCGCGAGCCTCGTCATCGTGGACGAGGAGCTGAGGGGTGGCGGCGGCCGCTCCAAGCCCTGGCTGGAGGAGTGGGTGGTGAGGCTCGACGACGAGGCCTGGCGCCGGGGTGTGAGGGAGAGGGTGGCCATCGTCGCGGCCGGCGACCTGAGGAGCGCCGCCGATGTGTACAAGCTGCTGGCGCTGGGCGCTGACCTGGTGTCTGTGAGGAGGCCGCTGCGCTGGCTGCGGAGGAGGCTCTCGGGCTGGCCCTCAGAGAGGAGGAGGGAGGCCTACGAGAACACGCTGATAGCCATGACCTGGGAGCTTAAGCTGCTGATGGGCGCCGGCGGGCTGACCAGCTACCAGAGCCTGCAGGGCAACCGGTGGCTCCTCCGCAGCCTCGACGGCGCCGTGGCCGAGAGGCTCGGGGTGCTGGTGGCCGGCGAGTAGCCCGGGGCCGCCACGACCCACTCTTTATAACACTGCCCGGCGCCTATCCAGCCCCCTAGGCTCCCACCAAGGTGTAGTGTCGCCCCCCGGGCCCCGGGGAGAGGGCCTAGGGTGGACGCCACGCTCCCGGAGGGGTGGTGCAGGCGTGTGCGGCATAGCCGGCGTGGCCAGCCTCGACGAGAGGCCGGTCAGCTCCAGGCTGGTCGTGGAGGCCCTGGAGGCTATGAGGGAGAGGGGCACCGAGCACGGCGCGGGCTACGCTGCCTACAGCCCCGAGCCCCGCGGCCTAGTGCGCGTCCGCGTCTTCACCCGCGTGGGGGTGGACGAGGAGGCGGAGGAGAGGCTCCTAGGCCCCCTGGCCGTCTCCGGCCCTAGGAGGCTGGTGGACCTCGGCCACGGGGTGGCGGTGGACGAGTGGCTCCTGGCCGACTATCCGCCGGCGGAGGTCCTCGGGGGGCTCTGGGTCCTCCAGGCCTCCCGCTACCTGGAGGTGTGGAAGAGCATAGGCTGGCCGGGCGAGGTGGCCTCCGCCTACCGGCTCGGGGGCCGCGAGGCGAGGGCGTGGATAGGACACACCCGCTACCCCACCAACAGCCCCGGGTTCCAGCCCTGGCTCGCCCACCCCTTCTCCATGGGCGAGACGGTGATAGTGCACAACGGGGACCTCAGCAGCTACGGGTCAAACCGGAGGCTCGTCCAGTACCGCCTTGGGCTGAAGAAGTTCACGGGCAACGATAGCGAGGTGATAGCCTACCTGATAGAGATGCTGTTCCGCGACGGCTACACGGCCGCCGACGTGGCCGAGGTGCTCTCGGGCGCCCGCGGGCCCCGCTGGGCCCGGCTCGACGGGCCCCACGCGGTCATATACATCCACGGTGAGGCCCGGGGCCCCGTCTTCGGCGCCTTCGTGGACCAGCACCACCTCCGGCCCCTCTACGTGACCGTGACCGAGGACCGGGTCTACGTGGCCAGCGAGGCGGCGGCGGTCAAGGCGATGAACCCGGCCGCCAGGCCCCGGATGCTGCGCGGCGGGGGCTACGTGGTGGTCTACCCGGACGGCGAGGTGGAGGCGCGGGGGCTGGCCGGGGGGAAGCCGCTCCCCGAGCCGCCCAGGCCCCCCGCCTGGGCGGTGGACGCCAGCAGGATGAGCAGGGTTGAGCTGAACCAGGCCCTCGCAGCCATGCTCGAGCGGGCAGGCTACGCGGCCGCCTACAACCTGGCCGGCCACCGCTACGTGGCCAATGGGCTGGGCCCCGGGAGGCTCGAGCTGTGGGGCATCGTGGGCAATGCTAGCCTTAACCTGGTCCGGGGCCTTGACGCCAGGATCTACGGGGACGCCCAGGAGGACCTGGGCGACAGCATGGAGGGCTCGCGGGTGGTAGTCTATGGCAGCGTCGGGGACACCGCCGGCCAGGCTATGAGGAGCGGGGAGCTCCACGTACTGGGGGACGCTGGCAACAGGCTGGGGGTCCAGATGAAGGGCGGGGTGATAGTGGTTAGGGGCGACGTGGGCGACTACCTCGGCGAGTTCATGGCGGGGGGCACAATAGTGGTCCTCGGCAGGGCCGGCCGCTACATAGCCAGCGGCATGGTGGGCGGGAGGATCTACATCCGTGGCCGCGTCCCCCTCAGCCACATAGGCAAGGCGCCGCCGAGGAGCCAGGTGGAGCGCTACATAAGGGCTATGGCTGAGCGGGGCGAGATATCCAGGGAGCAGATGAGCCGCGCCCTCCAGAGCCAGACCGTGGACGAGCTGCAGGAGGCCCTGGGGGAGAAGTTCGAAAGGCTGGCGAAGCTCTGGGGCGTGCTCCACGTGGGCTACCCCCATGCAGAGTACCGCTACCTCCGCGGCGACGAGGTCGAGGAGCTGGGCAAGATACTGAGGAGCCACGTGGACGCCACCGGGGTGGCGCTGGACGTTGAGGAGCTGCTCACCCACAAGTACACCGTGATAAACGCCGCCAGGGTGGGGCACTAGCCCCCGGCCTGGGGGCAGCCGTCCCGCCACGGCATATCCCTCGGGGTGACCACCGCGGCCGCCTCCACCGGCTCAGGGCCCCGGAGCCCCCGGAGGTAGAGGGCCACCTCCGCCCGGTAGCCGTGGTAGCGGCGGGGGAGGGCGGCGTAGAGCCTCGCCAGGGTCTCCCTCGCCACCCGGGCGGCCTCCCCGCCCGAGAGCAGGGACCACTTAGCCTCCACCGCCAGCAGCCTCCTGGACTCCTCGTCTACTACGACCTGGTCCACCTCCAGGCCGCGGTGGAGGAGCCTGCCGGCCAGCGTGGGCTCGAGCCCCAGCTCCCTCGATAGCCTGGAGACAGCGTGGCCGGCGGCAAGCCTCTCCCAGGCCTCGGCGGCCAGCTGCTCGGCCCTCCGCACCGCCTCGCGGCGGGCCCCGGGCAGGCCCTCGGCCAGGCCGCTCCAGAGGGGCTCCACCAGGTAGAGCCAGGAGCGCAGCAGCCTGTCCCCGACCCGGTAGAGCCCCCGGCGGCTGAAGAGGGGCGTCTCGCGCTCCACCAGCCCGAGGTCGGCGAGCACGCGGAGGTAACGGGAGGCGTGGCTGGCCGGCATCCCGGCCCTGGAGGCCGCCTCCCCGACGCCCGTGGCGCCCTGGGCCAGGGCGCGGAGGAGGGCCAGGTAGGGGTGGGGGTCGCGGAACTCCTCGCGGAGGAGGAAGAGGGGCTCGTCCGAGAGGGCGCCCCCGGGGCCGAAGAGCGAGAGGTAGGCCTCCACGGGCGCGGTGGAGTCGTCTATCAGCCGGAGGTATTGGGGCACGCCGCCCAGCAGCGCGTAGAGCCTCACCAGGTCCTCCTCCCCGTAGCGTGGCGCGAAGTAGGGGAGGCACCAGGCCGGCAGCTCGCCCAGCCGGAGGCGGAGCCTAGCCCTCCCGTAGAGGGGGGCGCCGCCGCCCAGCAGGTCCCTCTCGACCAGCCCGACCAGGCTCCCGGAGATCACTAGGAGCAGCCGGGTCCCGGGGAGCACGTGGTCCACGAACCACTGGAGGTCGGAGGCCACGGAGGGGGAGACGCGGAGCCAGTAGGTGAACTCATCCAGCACTATAGCGGCCCTCCTCCCCTCGAGGAGCCTGGAGGCGAGCTGGAGGAGGTCGCGGAGGCTGCGGAACCCGAGCCTCGAGAGCCCCCCGAGCCCCAGCTGCTCCTCGAGGCTCCGCGCCAGCTCCTCGAGGTTCTGGCTGCTGCTCCAGAGCCCGGCCTGGAAGTAGGCGTGGGGCCTGCCGCGGAGCCACTCGAGGATGAGCCTCGTCTTCCCCACCCGCCTTCTCCCGTAGACCACTACGAGCCCGGGCTCGCCCCGGCTCCAGAGCCTTTCCAGCGCCTCCAGCTCCCCGGCGCGGTCGATGAAGAAGCCCGGGTCCACCACTCCCCGGCGCCCCGGGCTCCCGGATGCTACACGCCGAGTATTATACCCTGACTGTACTACATCCAGAGGTAACCAGATAACATGTCAATCCCTGTTTTTACATGTTCTCGTCTCCATCCGCGCGGCGCGGTAGAGGACCCTCCCATCGACCACAGCCCTCTCCACAAGCCCCATCGACTGGAGCTTGTGGAGCTTCCGGGAGGCAACAGACTTGCTCACACCGAGGAGCCGGGCCACCTCGCTGACCCCCAGGGGGCCGCGGCGCCGGAGCAGCTCGAGTATCCTCCGGTCCCTCTCATCCAGCCCCGGCTCCACAAGCCTCGGCTCCTCGCCCCCATTCCCCGCCGCTAGTAGCTCGGCCCGCATACTACCCCGTGTAGACACTGGCACCTGGGTCAGCGTTATACCTTAGGACGCTGGTCCCCCGGGCCCCGTACAGCCTGGGGTGCGGGCCCCGTGATAGTCGGCGTTGTGAGCGACACGCATGACGACCAGGAGGCTGTGGCCAAGGCGGCCCGGCTCCTCCTGGAGCAGGGAGCCGAGCTGGTGCTCCACCTGGGCGACATAGTGGCCCCCTTCACGCTCCGCAGGTTCAGCAGGGAGGGCGTGAAGAGGCTGATAGCGGTCTACGGGAACAACTGCGGCGAGAGGCTGGGCCTGCTGAGGACCGCTGAGAGCCTGGGCTACGAGATACACGACTGGCCCCACGTGGTCGAGCTGGCGGGGAGGAGGATAGTGATGGTCCACGGCAAGGGCCCCGCGGGGGAGACCCGGGAGCTGGTGGAGGCGCTGGCCCGCAGCGGCCGCTACGACGCCGTCCTCTACGGCCACACGCACGAGGTGGATGTGAGGAGGGTTGGCTCAACCCTGGTCCTGAACCCCGGCGAGGCCTGCGGCTGCCTGACCGGGAGGAGGACGGCCGCCATACTGGACACAGAGACCATGGAGGCCAGGGTGCTCGAGCTCTAGGCCCGGGCGCCCCCGGCCTGGAGGAGCCTCCACCGTTTTTTCCTCTCCACCGCCCCGGGGAGCCAGCCGAGGAGGTCGAGGCGGCCCCTCCGGTAGAGGAGCACAGCCGCGGCCAGCTTGTGGATGCAGAGCGGGTCCCCGGCCAGCCTAGTCGCCGGGCAGCTGC contains:
- a CDS encoding FMN-binding glutamate synthase family protein, whose amino-acid sequence is MAQVRLLASYKPPVGGGRTPEFWSRDRILAVRYAATKGLERTVVSMPRARGRLLDRMGIRGLSPREVNELARKLGPEGIDRLDVDVGLEFAGARLRVPVYLGDMSFGALSGNPNIALARAADLAGAVVGVGEGGLHPEVGKHRNIVIQWASGRFGVDRDMLRRGLAVNIKIGQGAKPGIGGHLPGKKVVGDIARLRKLPPGSEALSPAPHHDIYSIEDLAQRVKMLRELTGRPVLVKTAATNQVGFVALGTARATAMGIIIDGAGAGTGATPRIVRDHVGMPVDYAVPVADRLLRENGLRDGFLVIGGGMVSSGEDIAKLILLGANMANIGTAALLAVGCIMCHICNTGNCPTALTNRVDSPLKLDIDWATARLVTWLRAVERSLKLITYALGEDSLQKLVGRRDLLELHNADERVAKVLGVELAEPGQVAWYGDPSEEPVPREVYMEAKTPVLGMGGYVPGYTTPAERPLDLLRIEAAQVTRPSVDPYREEIDLRVRLPGGSVYEAPIAVPCLEEPLAEAAEALGYPLECRLMEHPHAVAVPPGAEPPAGASLVIVDEELRGGGGRSKPWLEEWVVRLDDEAWRRGVRERVAIVAAGDLRSAADVYKLLALGADLVSVRRPLRWLRRRLSGWPSERRREAYENTLIAMTWELKLLMGAGGLTSYQSLQGNRWLLRSLDGAVAERLGVLVAGE
- a CDS encoding metallophosphoesterase, with the protein product MIVGVVSDTHDDQEAVAKAARLLLEQGAELVLHLGDIVAPFTLRRFSREGVKRLIAVYGNNCGERLGLLRTAESLGYEIHDWPHVVELAGRRIVMVHGKGPAGETRELVEALARSGRYDAVLYGHTHEVDVRRVGSTLVLNPGEACGCLTGRRTAAILDTETMEARVLEL
- a CDS encoding winged helix-turn-helix domain-containing protein; this translates as MRAELLAAGNGGEEPRLVEPGLDERDRRILELLRRRGPLGVSEVARLLGVSKSVASRKLHKLQSMGLVERAVVDGRVLYRAARMETRTCKNRD
- a CDS encoding ATP-binding protein translates to MVDPGFFIDRAGELEALERLWSRGEPGLVVVYGRRRVGKTRLILEWLRGRPHAYFQAGLWSSSQNLEELARSLEEQLGLGGLSRLGFRSLRDLLQLASRLLEGRRAAIVLDEFTYWLRVSPSVASDLQWFVDHVLPGTRLLLVISGSLVGLVERDLLGGGAPLYGRARLRLRLGELPAWCLPYFAPRYGEEDLVRLYALLGGVPQYLRLIDDSTAPVEAYLSLFGPGGALSDEPLFLLREEFRDPHPYLALLRALAQGATGVGEAASRAGMPASHASRYLRVLADLGLVERETPLFSRRGLYRVGDRLLRSWLYLVEPLWSGLAEGLPGARREAVRRAEQLAAEAWERLAAGHAVSRLSRELGLEPTLAGRLLHRGLEVDQVVVDEESRRLLAVEAKWSLLSGGEAARVARETLARLYAALPRRYHGYRAEVALYLRGLRGPEPVEAAAVVTPRDMPWRDGCPQAGG